In Pseudomonas sp. R76, one genomic interval encodes:
- a CDS encoding LysE family translocator translates to MTSALTLSSFLYFLLFCATMTFSPGPMTLLLLGLGLKDGLRSSIPAQIGASVAYLISILIFAVGFSELIKGNLAITQTLQLVGVAYILYLAYRQWTSSGVSIDRVGAVEGARSLFGKGLLTGFSNPKTIIMFSAVFPQFAGAGEHTSTVDIAILGLTFLTLQFASGCLYCYFGQRIKHVLENPKRRVMLQRVTAVLLLGVALMLARGFSH, encoded by the coding sequence ATGACCAGCGCGTTAACGCTCTCTTCGTTTCTCTACTTTCTACTGTTTTGCGCCACCATGACCTTCAGCCCCGGCCCGATGACCCTGCTGTTGTTGGGCCTGGGCTTGAAAGACGGCTTGCGCAGTTCGATCCCGGCGCAGATCGGCGCCAGCGTGGCGTACCTGATTTCGATCCTGATCTTTGCCGTGGGCTTTTCGGAATTGATCAAGGGCAACCTCGCTATCACCCAGACCCTCCAGCTCGTGGGTGTGGCCTACATTCTTTACCTGGCTTACAGGCAGTGGACCAGCAGCGGCGTATCAATCGACAGGGTCGGCGCCGTGGAGGGTGCGCGCAGCCTGTTCGGCAAAGGCCTGTTGACCGGGTTTTCCAACCCCAAGACCATCATCATGTTCAGCGCCGTATTCCCGCAGTTTGCCGGGGCCGGGGAGCACACTTCAACGGTGGATATCGCCATCCTCGGGCTGACCTTTCTGACGCTGCAATTTGCCAGCGGTTGCCTGTACTGCTATTTCGGCCAGCGCATCAAGCATGTATTGGAAAACCCCAAGCGCCGGGTGATGTTGCAACGGGTCACGGCGGTGTTGCTACTGGGTGTGGCGTTGATGTTGGCGCGAGGATTTTCCCACTGA
- a CDS encoding diguanylate cyclase, whose protein sequence is MSAAGGNGLPLASRLYKSRALGLSLGFVCVVFGMYPLHPPLWVWAWMLINAFVWPHIAYQWSRRASNSLRSERRNLLFDSFCGGFWVGAMHFNPLPSVTTLSMMTMNNVAIGGPRFMLAGWVAQALGIGASLLVFTPAFIAVTTETQLYACLPILMVYPLALGWICYRQAVTLARHKRELLALSRTDSLSGLLNHGAWKDHLEIEFQRCRREQVGAAIALIDIDHFKTINDTYGHVTGDIVLRQLSKILRQNLRVTDLAGRYGGDEFCVILPGMPLHRATEVMDALRDRFNALAYAQDPTLRASLSIGLAPFQPAHADSTSWLNDADQALYEAKSSGRNRVSSVQGSWLRSV, encoded by the coding sequence ATGTCAGCCGCCGGAGGAAATGGACTTCCGCTCGCTTCACGGTTGTATAAGTCGCGCGCCTTGGGATTGTCGCTCGGCTTTGTGTGCGTGGTGTTTGGTATGTACCCCTTGCACCCGCCACTGTGGGTGTGGGCCTGGATGTTGATCAATGCCTTTGTCTGGCCGCACATCGCCTATCAATGGTCACGCCGCGCCAGCAACTCACTGCGCAGCGAACGCCGCAACCTGCTGTTCGATTCCTTTTGCGGCGGGTTCTGGGTCGGCGCCATGCACTTCAATCCGCTGCCCAGCGTGACCACGCTGTCGATGATGACCATGAACAATGTGGCCATCGGCGGGCCGCGTTTTATGTTGGCGGGCTGGGTGGCACAGGCATTGGGCATCGGCGCCTCGTTGCTGGTGTTCACCCCGGCGTTTATTGCCGTGACCACTGAAACCCAGCTGTACGCCTGCCTGCCGATCTTGATGGTGTATCCGCTGGCCCTGGGCTGGATCTGCTATCGCCAGGCCGTGACCCTGGCTCGACACAAGCGCGAACTGCTTGCCCTGAGCCGCACCGACAGCCTGTCCGGCCTGCTCAATCACGGCGCCTGGAAGGATCATCTGGAAATCGAATTCCAACGCTGCCGCCGCGAGCAGGTCGGCGCTGCCATTGCGCTGATCGACATCGACCATTTCAAGACCATCAACGACACTTACGGCCATGTCACCGGCGATATCGTGCTGCGCCAACTGAGCAAAATACTGCGCCAGAACCTGCGCGTTACCGACCTTGCAGGCCGTTACGGCGGCGATGAGTTCTGCGTGATCCTGCCGGGCATGCCGCTGCATCGCGCCACCGAAGTGATGGACGCCTTGCGCGATCGTTTCAACGCGCTGGCCTATGCCCAGGACCCGACGCTGCGCGCCAGCTTGAGCATCGGCCTGGCGCCTTTTCAACCCGCGCATGCCGATTCCACCAGCTGGCTCAACGACGCCGACCAGGCATTGTATGAGGCAAAAAGCAGTGGGCGTAACCGCGTGAGTTCGGTGCAAGGAAGTTGGTTGCGGTCGGTTTAG
- a CDS encoding M20/M25/M40 family metallo-hydrolase, translating to MLFTFSRTLLAATLALSFAVPAYSAEPHKQIQADSEQYKAEALKLLERLVNIDSGSGYEPGLTQVRDIAVDELKQLGFSIELVPDKAANNSHVIATLKGTGKAKILLMAHMDTVFKEGSAAERPFHIKDGRAYGPGVMDDKGGIVAGIYALKVLKNQGFKDYAQITFLLDASEETGSEAASELIRTTAKGHDVTLNLEPGRPADGLVVWRKGSATAVVEVKGKAAHAGVAPELGRNAAMEAAHQILQLGKLGDEEKKTTINFTVIKAGDRTNVIPDQATAKADVRAALPEEFDRIEKDLARVSANKLIPDTEVKTSLLRGLPPMPQTPESDKLVAIAQGIYGELGRKLTIEGSGGAADASLSAGVGTPTLDGFGIVGGNIHTPEEYAEVESVAPRIYLLSRMIVELSKR from the coding sequence ATGCTCTTCACCTTCTCCCGTACCCTCCTGGCCGCGACCCTGGCCTTGTCCTTCGCCGTGCCGGCCTACAGCGCCGAGCCGCACAAACAGATCCAGGCCGATTCCGAACAGTACAAGGCCGAGGCCCTGAAACTGCTGGAACGTCTGGTGAACATCGATTCGGGCTCCGGCTACGAGCCCGGCCTGACCCAAGTGCGCGACATCGCCGTGGATGAATTGAAGCAGTTGGGTTTCAGCATCGAACTGGTGCCGGACAAAGCCGCCAATAACAGCCATGTGATCGCCACCCTCAAGGGCACCGGCAAGGCCAAGATCCTGCTGATGGCGCACATGGACACGGTGTTCAAGGAAGGCTCGGCCGCCGAGCGCCCGTTCCACATCAAGGACGGCCGCGCCTATGGCCCCGGCGTGATGGATGACAAAGGCGGCATCGTTGCCGGCATCTACGCGCTGAAAGTCCTGAAAAACCAGGGCTTCAAGGACTATGCGCAAATCACCTTCCTGCTCGACGCCAGCGAAGAAACCGGCTCCGAAGCCGCCTCCGAGCTGATCCGCACCACCGCCAAAGGCCACGACGTCACCCTCAACCTCGAACCCGGCCGCCCAGCCGACGGCCTGGTGGTATGGCGCAAAGGCAGCGCCACCGCCGTGGTCGAAGTCAAAGGCAAAGCCGCCCACGCCGGCGTCGCCCCGGAACTGGGTCGCAACGCCGCCATGGAAGCCGCACACCAGATCCTGCAACTGGGCAAACTGGGCGACGAAGAGAAGAAAACCACCATCAACTTCACGGTCATCAAGGCCGGTGACCGCACCAACGTCATCCCCGACCAAGCCACTGCCAAGGCCGACGTACGCGCGGCGTTGCCGGAAGAGTTTGACCGGATCGAGAAAGACCTGGCCCGTGTATCAGCCAACAAATTGATCCCGGACACTGAAGTGAAGACCAGTTTGCTGCGCGGCTTACCGCCGATGCCGCAAACGCCGGAGTCGGACAAGTTGGTCGCAATTGCCCAAGGCATTTACGGGGAGTTGGGGCGTAAGTTGACCATCGAAGGCAGCGGCGGGGCGGCGGATGCAAGCTTGTCGGCCGGGGTGGGTACGCCGACGTTGGACGGGTTTGGGATTGTGGGGGGGAATATTCATACCCCAGAGGAATATGCGGAAGTGGAGAGTGTGGCGCCGCGGATTTATCTGCTTAGCCGGATGATTGTGGAGCTTTCGAAGCGGTGA